A single region of the Nocardioides ochotonae genome encodes:
- a CDS encoding sec-independent translocase, whose amino-acid sequence MFGVGLAEAAVIAFVAVIVVGPERLPVLAKQAAQMLRKARTFANAARDELREELGPEYADLELTDLDPRAIVRKHIVEAMEDPAPAAPKRRGLRPLNPGELPPYDAEAT is encoded by the coding sequence GTGTTCGGCGTCGGGCTGGCCGAGGCGGCCGTCATCGCGTTCGTGGCGGTCATCGTCGTCGGCCCGGAACGGCTGCCGGTCCTGGCGAAGCAGGCCGCCCAGATGCTGCGCAAGGCCCGGACCTTCGCCAACGCGGCCCGCGACGAGCTGCGCGAGGAGCTCGGCCCGGAGTACGCCGACCTCGAGCTCACCGACCTCGACCCGCGGGCGATCGTGCGCAAGCACATCGTCGAGGCCATGGAGGACCCCGCCCCGGCTGCGCCGAAGCGCCGCGGCCTGCGTCCGCTCAACCCCGGCGAGCTCCCGCCGTACGACGCCGAGGCGACCTGA